A single window of Sphaerodactylus townsendi isolate TG3544 linkage group LG05, MPM_Stown_v2.3, whole genome shotgun sequence DNA harbors:
- the ZNF217 gene encoding LOW QUALITY PROTEIN: zinc finger protein 217 (The sequence of the model RefSeq protein was modified relative to this genomic sequence to represent the inferred CDS: inserted 1 base in 1 codon; substituted 2 bases at 2 genomic stop codons), with product MTRVSAARSGGQTFEEVFDVEAHMRKHKDSFTYWCSVCGRRSQEVSFRSPRLRNHMRTHTGKPGSRSKTAQGSDSPITINEVVQDQVSESITSPYKICMVCGFLFPNKETLIEHSKVHTKDSSANGDGPQADGGGKGSRSPREEFLQFLNLKPRLPSDDSKMEKPVKWIAELDPFSTYQAWQLATKGKIAIGHGQIKEPGQEGSTDNDDSSSDKEELGEIWRASKANQAESTGKNKANXHQSRSYAKAWGMDAYAIKFKWHPGRWRPSIDMLDPKLSLQNKEKLHIIHGATRVRXSLFSNPTYPASPFTSEGITKLQTGRNDPEAAGPAEAKQPRSCLVDVVSLDENGAVGAAAGGRSQDASRRMDXQEALDKNGDGMERAKVKNLGASRECSYCGKYFRSNYYLNIHLRTHTGEKPYKCEFCEYAAAQKTSLRYHLERHHKDKNTEGAADVKNDHKELLPTQETGFLPITSSSPETKNLKRLLEDAKDAKGSPPAKQQKETFAFFQSTANSVTQNPSNGAGSSGLKERVPVPCLEKLKSEERTMEPQARNYGIDRAETRSSVLPDSMVYAGPLKGRMSMNLLRDATEDSKCKLIAQDKPLNLSTGSSQDASVISLCRGSLATSTCPFCTYRTLYPEVLIMHQRLMHKYNPETASKNGIRNRAAIKARRTGCPPFLLGKDVLPLPLHPVKTKASLPAQSKSSHAEKVKQGPAIQSKASIQSGLGSSNSAPSNLKSCKLQMVGVSANSFRHHELQHGSSAAGAQDRGRRLDSKARGLGSQLSVASTNISGSPETSVNEAAWPSGRGIEFLSNRPMGNTNLEFDGPSSKRARPNLSALEQMDSALYRRRNDSGRIHIAGRNASLLPQECAHTKPTSSFLPVRQGLVSSEVDAINPVTILKPYETYGPGPYYSSCGSSSGQLPSSSKEGKRPVSYQHLSSTMLQKRNYESLLGAPHYRPNDKKT from the exons ATGACCAGGGTGTCAGCTGCGAGGTCTGGCGGACAGACGTTTGAGGAGGTTTTTGATGTCGAGGCCCACATGAGGAAGCATAAAGACTCCTTCACTTATTGGTGCAGTGTCTGCGGGAGGAGATCTCAGGAAGTGTCCTTTCGGTCTCCTCGGTTAAGAAACCACATGAGAACGCACACTGGGAAGCCCGGCTCCCGGAGCAAGACCGCCCAAGGTTCCGACAGCCCCATAACAATCAATGAGGTTGTACAAGACCAAGTATCTGAAAGCATTACATCGCCTTATAAAATCTGCATGGTTTGTGGCTTCCTATTTCCAAACAAGGAGACTTTAATAGAGCACAGTAAAGTTCATACCAAAGATTCCTCAGCCAATGGCGATGGCCCACAGGCTGATGGAGGCGGCAAAGGAAGTAGATCCCCCAGAGAGGAGTTCCTGCAGTTCTTAAACTTAAAGCCACGTTTGCCTTCCGACGACAGCAAAATGGAAAAACCTGTGAAATGGATTGCAGAATTGGATCCGTTCAGTACGTACCAGGCGTGGCAACTGGCTACCAAAGGTAAAATTGCTATTGGCCATGGGCAAATAAAAGAACCAGGGCAAGAAGGAAGTACAGACAATGACGACTCGTCTTCGGATAAAGAAGAGCTTGGGGAGATCTGGCGTGCAAGCAAAGCAAACCAGGCTGAAAGTACAGGGAAAAACAAGGCTA TACACCAAAGCCGAAGCTACGCTAAGGCTTGGGGAATGGACGCATACGCTATCAAATTCAAGTGGCATCCCGGGCGCTGGCGCCCTTCTATAGACATGCTGGATCCGAAACTGTCCTTACAGAACAAAGAGAAGCTCCACATAATACATGGCGCTACAAGAGTGCGGTAAAGCCTCTTCTCGAATCCTACCTACCCAGCTAGTCCTTTCACCTCGGAGGGCATTACAAAGCTTCAGACCGGGCGGAATGACCCGGAAGCCGCTGGCCCTGCCGAAGCAAAGCAACCCAGGTCGTGCCTTGTGGATGTAGTCTCTCTGGATGAGAACGGAGCAGTTGGAGCCGCAGCTGGAGGGAGGTCTCAAGATGCCTCCAGGAGGATGGACTGACAGGAGGCTTTAG ATAAAAATGGCGACGGTATGGAAAGAGCAAAAGTTAAAAACCTGGGGGCCTCCAGAGAGTGCAGCTACTGTGGGAAGTATTTCCGCTCAAACTATTACCTCAACATTCATCTCAGAACTCACACAG GTGAAAAGCCGTACAAATGTGAATTTTGCGAATATGCAGCAGCCCAGAAAACATCTTTGCGGTATCACTTGGAGAGGCATCACAAGGACAAAAACACAGAAGGGGCAGCCGACGTGAAAAATGACCATAAAGAGTTGCTACCTACTCAGGAGACGGGCTTCTTACCAATCACCAGTAGTTCTCCCGAAACCAAAAATCTGAAACGGCTCCTTGAAGATGCCAAAGATGCTAAAGGAAGCCCCCCTGCTAAGCAGCAGAAAGAGACTTTTGCTTTCTTTCAGAGCACAGCGAACAGCGTAACTCAGAACCCAAGCAACGGTGCTGGCTCTAGTGGCTTAAAAGAGCGTGTTCCAGTTCCCTGCCTTGAAAAACTGAAATCTGAAGAGAGAACGATGGAACCCCAGGCAAGAAATTACGGGATCGATAGGGCTGAGACCAGGAGCTCTGTGTTGCCAGACAGCATGGTTTATGCTGGTCCTCTGAAAGGTAGAATGAGCATGAATCTTTTGAGAGATGCCACAGAAGATTCAAAATGCAAGCTTATAGCTCAAGACAAGCCTTTAAATTTATCCACTGGATCGTCCCAAGATGCTTCGGTAATCTCTCTCTGCCGAGGATCTTTGGCAACCAGCACCTGCCCATTTTGTACTTACCGGACGTTATATCCAGAGGTCCTGATAATGCATCAGCGGTTGATGCATAAATATAACCCTGAGACTGCTAGTAAGAACGGTATACGGAACAGGGCAGCTATTAAAGCACGGCGTACTGGATGCCCGCCTTTCCTTCTGGGCAAAGATGTCCTCCCCCTGCCTCTTCACCCTGTAAAAACCAAGGCTTCCCTGCCCGCCCAGTCAAAATCCTCACATGCGGAAAAGGTCAAACAGGGTCCCGCCATCCAGAGCAAAGCGTCCATTCAATCAGGGCTCGGGTCCAGTAACTCAGCACCGAGCAACTTGAAATCCTGCAAATTGCAGATGGTTGGTGTTTCGGCGAATAGCTTCAGACATCATGAATTACAGCATGGGTCTAGCGCTGCTGGGGCACAGGATAGAGGGAGGCGGCTGGACTCCAAAGCAAGAGGATTGGGTTCTCAATTAAGTGTAGCGAGTACGAACATCAGTGGCTCTCCTGAGACTTCTGTGAACGAAGCTGCCTGGCCAAGTGGTCGCGGAATAGAGTTTCTCAGCAACAGACCCATGGGAAATACAAACCTGGAGTTCGATGGACCGTCCTCTAAAAGAGCAAGGCCCAATCTCTCGGCTCTGGAACAGATGGATTCGGCCCTGTATCGGAGAAGAAACGATTCAGGAAGGATTCATATAGCAGGCCGAAATGCAAGCCTGCTACCTCAGGAATGTGCACACACCAAACCCACATCCTCTTTCCTGCCTGTCAGGCAAGGCCTTGTGAGCTCTGAAGTAGATGCTATAAATCCTGTGACTATTCTAAAGCCATATGAAACATACGGTCCTGGCCCATATTACAGTTCTTGTGGATCAAGCAGTGGCCAGCTTCCGAGCTCTTCAAAAGAAG